One Prinia subflava isolate CZ2003 ecotype Zambia chromosome 17, Cam_Psub_1.2, whole genome shotgun sequence DNA segment encodes these proteins:
- the ZFAND2A gene encoding AN1-type zinc finger protein 2A, with amino-acid sequence MELPWLGQHCSERTCKQLDFLPLKCNACGEVFCKDHIRYDDHKCSSAYKKNVQVPVCPLCNTPIPVQKGEIPDIVVGAHIDKDCKYNPAQHKKIFTNKCLKPGCKRKEMMKVVCEQCGGSFCIKHRHPLDHDCKGSSQPISKAG; translated from the exons ATGGAGCTCCCGTGGCTGGGCCAGCACTGCTCCGAGCGCACCTGCAAACAGCTGG ATTTCCTTCCTCTGAAATGCAACGCATGTGGGGAAGTCTTCTGTAAAGATCACATCCGTTATGATGACCACAAGTGCAGCTCTGCCTACAAGAAA AATGTGCAGGTGCCAGTGTGTCCCCTCTGTAACACACCTATCCCAgtgcagaaaggagaaatccCAGATATTGTGGTCGGAGCCCACATAGATAAGGACTGCAAATACAATCCAGCACAGCACAAGAAG ATCTTCACAAACAAGTGCTTAAAGCCAGGCTGCAAAAGGAAAGAGATGATGAAGGTGGTTTGTGAGCAGTGTGGTGGCAGCTTCTGCATAAAACATCGGCATCCTCTGGATCACGACTGCAaagggagcagccagcccaTCTCCAAGGCAGGGTGA